A window of Diabrotica virgifera virgifera chromosome 9, PGI_DIABVI_V3a contains these coding sequences:
- the LOC126892342 gene encoding uncharacterized protein LOC126892342 produces the protein MDSIYQSTTSTSLQSTSTSHQSTSTSSEFVSGAQDLSRTCHLCSKIFKTVKIRNHHIKSIHKIDVSVKKINHIVCPLCEQETNLQTHENLRKHLKENHQLSIELITLEFSSKQEYETWKDMQKIETSYALTRVCNTKEHKSLYYECNRSDIRGYKPNYKIRTEKSGGSIKIKGVCPSRLICKQRDQGQVSVSYWKTHAGHEEELRAMHLSKAEEKMLVEKLTAGVPPSRILKDSRKLEIPQLDRLAVSTSKDLVNLSTKYNIHKKRDQNDMVAVALKVQEWNTNNKNYAFLFKKEGEEHDVLRTEDFAIGFMNKIMEDKLREFPNIICVDGTHGTNKRRMDLTIMLIKDDRNQGFPVAFLLSNRLDQRVQEVFLGALKNRMKTEIRADHFMSDDDPKYYNAWVNTMGNQPNKLLCTWHVIKNWNFQGKSKIKDTTIKKEMKNDLRQIITETDEEKFMELRDIYLTKLKNANETEFCNYLEKKYFKSMKRTKTWAHCYRRNSGINTNMSLESLNNLLKTNYLNRTATGGIEKLLDTMDELVEVKMWKRIVDIKRPNTNNYQDRTIIQAHRGAETIKRKMEVTKNMEIYGQYQVRSLTDPNILQNVTLRQVCESECKMLFCRVCKICIHRYQCDCRVYAVRNTLCQHVHLVRMYEESVGTNSVLDDAARCLGETSIIKSRHEEEINEFIRGTLEQTNLTQEKTKRNLQQEYVNNMMNKLDDESFAKFMRVVQGPLEKLNEEAMNITKKRKMEKQQYFPSNKKRNVK, from the exons ATGGATTCGATCTACCAATCTACTACTTCAACGAGCCTTCAATCGACTTCAACTAGCCATCAATCGACTTCAACAAGTTCTGAATTTGTCTCAGGAGCTCAGGATTTGTCAAGAACCTGCCATCTTTGcagcaaaatatttaaaactgtgaAAATACGAAATCATCATATCAAAAGCATACATAAAATAGATGTGTCAGTTAAGAAAATTAATCATATTGTTTGTCCGTTATGTGAGCAAGAAACTAATTTACAAACCCATGAAAATTTACGAAAACATCTCAAGGAGAACCACCAGTTGAGTATTGAACTAATAACTTTGGAATTTTCTAGCAAACAAGAATATGAGACATGGAAAGATATGCAGAAAATTGAGACCAGTTATGCATTGACTAGAGTATGTAATACAAAGGAACATAAGAGCTTATACTATGAGTGTAACAGAAGTGACATACGTG GGTATAAGCCCAACTATAAAATTAGGACAGAGAAATCTGGTGGATCAATTAAAATTAAAGGAGTTTGTCCCTCCAGACTTATTTGCAAACAGAGAGATCAAGGACAAGTTTCCGTCAGTTATTGGAAAACACATGCTGGACATGAAGAAGAATTAAGAGCCATGCATCTGTCAAAAGCAGAAGAAAAAATGCTTGTAGAAAAATTAACCGCTGGGGTGCCACCTAGTAGAATTTTAAAAGATTCAAGAAAACTGGAAATACCACAACTAGATAGACTTGCTGTATCAACAAGTAAGGATCTCGTAAATTTGTCCACAAAGTATAATATACACAAGAAAAGAGATCAAAATGATATGGTAGCTGTAGCCTTAAAGGTTCAGGAATGGAATACTAACAAcaagaattatgctttcttattCAAGAAAGAAG GAGAAGAACATGATGTGCTGAGGACAGAAGATTTTGCCATTGGATTTATGAACAAGATAATGGAGGATAAGTTACGAGAATTCCCTAACATAATATGTGTGGACGGAACCCATGGAACTAATAAAAGACGGATGGACTTAACAATAATGCTTATTAAAGATGACCGAAACCAAGGATTTCCAGTTGCCTTCTTACTGTCAAACAGACTGGACCAACGAGTTCAAGAAGTTTTTTTAG GTGCCCTCAAGAATAGGATGAAGACAGAGATTCGCGCAGATCATTTCATGAGTGATGATGATCCCAAGTATTACAATGCATGGGTGAATACAATGGGAAATCAACCGAATAAGCTTTTATGTACCTGGCACGTGATCAAAAATTGGAATTTTCAAGGGAAGAGTAAAATAAAGGATACAACTATAAAGAAGGAAATGAAAAACGACCTGAGGCAGATTATTACAGAAACGGATGAAGAAAAATTTATGGAATTACGGGATATCTACTTAACCAAACTGAAAAATGCAAATGAGACAGAATTTTGCAATTATCTGGAAAA GAAATACTTTAAGTCTATGAAGAGAACAAAAACGTGGGCCCATTGTTATAGAAGAAATTCTGGAATTAATACCAACATGTCCCTGGAGTCGCTGAACAATCTACTGAAGACCAACTACCTAAATCGGACTGCAACAGGAGGAATCGAGAAATTATTGGATACTATGGATGAGCTAGTGGAGGTAAAAATGTGGAAAAGAATTGTGGACATAAAACGGCCAAACACGAACAATTATCAGGACAGGACTATAATTCAGGCACACAGAGGGGCAGAAACGATCAAAAGGAAAATGGAGGTTACGAAGAATATGGAGATATATGGGCAATATCAGGTAAGATCCCTTACGGATCCTAATATATTACAAAATGTAACTTTAAGACAAGTGTGTGAAAGTGAATGTAAGATGTTGTTTTGTAGAGTTTGTAAAATTTGTATACACCGTTATCAGTGTGACTGTAGAGTATATGCAGTGAGAAATACCTTGTGTCAGCATGTGCACTTGGTAAGAATGTATGAGGAGAGCGTGGGTACTAACTCTGTTTTAGATGATGCTGCAAGGTGTTTGGGAGAAACTTCAATTATCAAATCAAGGCATGAGGAGGAAATTAATGAATTTATCAGAGGGACGCTAGAACAGACAAATCTAACCCAGGAAAAAACCAAACGAAATCTTCAACAGGAATACGTCAATaatatgatgaacaaattagatgACGAATCTTTTGCCAAATTTATGAGGGTGGTTCAAGGACCGTTGGAAAAACTTAATGAAGAGGCAATGAACATTACAAAGAAGCGAAAAATGGAGAAGCAGCAGTATTTTCCTTCAAATAAAAAAAGGAATGttaagtaa